The Gemella haemolysans genome includes a region encoding these proteins:
- a CDS encoding phosphate/phosphite/phosphonate ABC transporter substrate-binding protein: MSKLKVGAVIYDPKVTVIWGIIAKFFEDENFPIEPVYYKDYKTQVDGLLSREIDVAWNSPLAWLDTYLRTNGTSLNGSMRDTDRDRSSYLVVKSNKNIESINDLKGKTIGFGAIDSPQARLIPINHLHKNGLEFEKDYIEKRFDIGVGLHGDHVGGELDSAIALKNDEVDATWMLDLNYKAWISDGTLDENQVNILSKTDFFDHCIFSGHPELEVTIFEKFIEVLHKMDYNNPSHKEMMDMEGLKEWISGRTSGFKQLTEANEYLNFFNKFHGE, translated from the coding sequence ATGTCAAAATTAAAAGTTGGAGCTGTAATCTATGATCCAAAAGTAACTGTAATTTGGGGAATTATTGCAAAATTCTTTGAGGATGAAAACTTTCCTATTGAACCCGTTTATTATAAAGACTATAAAACGCAAGTAGACGGTCTTTTATCTCGAGAAATTGATGTTGCATGGAATTCACCATTAGCTTGGTTAGATACTTATCTACGTACTAATGGGACTTCTCTTAATGGCTCTATGCGTGATACCGACCGTGATCGCAGTTCTTATTTAGTAGTAAAATCGAACAAAAATATTGAATCAATTAACGATTTAAAAGGTAAAACAATTGGATTTGGTGCTATCGATTCACCACAAGCAAGATTAATTCCAATCAATCATCTTCACAAAAATGGATTAGAATTTGAAAAAGATTATATAGAAAAACGTTTTGATATTGGAGTTGGTCTTCATGGAGATCATGTTGGTGGAGAACTCGATTCTGCTATTGCTTTAAAAAATGATGAGGTTGATGCTACATGGATGTTAGATTTAAACTACAAAGCTTGGATATCTGATGGAACTTTAGATGAAAATCAAGTTAATATTCTCTCAAAAACTGATTTCTTTGATCATTGTATATTCTCTGGGCATCCTGAATTAGAAGTAACTATATTCGAAAAATTCATAGAAGTATTACATAAAATGGACTATAATAACCCATCTCACAAAGAGATGATGGATATGGAAGGATTAAAAGAATGGATTTCAGGTCGTACATCTGGATTTAAACAACTTACTGAAGCAAATGAGTATTTAAACTTTTTTAACAAGTTCCATGGAGAATAA
- a CDS encoding cobalamin-independent methionine synthase II family protein, whose amino-acid sequence MTISSFSISLLGSMPRSKKLLTAKRKLNKGNLDISLYKEILDEETKYVINLQENNNIDIITNGELNRDNYVSFIAEKLNGVTMMSMADMFDYIEDKQGFEQILEILDVPAISIKNAICTGKIEYNKPLVADEMIELKKLTSKKIKATLPGPYLITRSMWLPALSKKYYESKDTLGEDVIKVLKQEIDALVEIGVDVVQFDEPVLTEVVFSEGKTRSFMCAALSEKKDPTEELKFATKLIKSIISYAKEKGILAALHVCRGNWSRDESILLTGPYTPLLPLFEEALPNILTLEFSTPRAGEISSLFSSKIIRENCILGLGVMNPRTDTIEPLEDILTRVKEVLKFIPKERIWLNPDCGFATFANRPVSTMDIINKKLSRLNETKIILRKLYE is encoded by the coding sequence ATGACTATTTCATCTTTCTCAATTTCTCTTCTAGGTAGTATGCCTAGAAGTAAAAAATTATTAACTGCGAAGAGAAAATTAAATAAAGGTAATCTTGATATTTCTTTATACAAAGAAATTTTAGATGAAGAAACAAAATACGTAATAAATCTACAAGAAAATAATAATATTGATATTATAACTAATGGTGAATTAAACCGAGATAATTACGTTTCATTTATAGCTGAAAAACTTAACGGTGTTACTATGATGAGTATGGCTGATATGTTTGACTACATTGAGGATAAACAAGGCTTTGAACAAATATTAGAAATATTAGATGTACCTGCTATTAGTATCAAAAATGCAATTTGTACTGGTAAAATTGAATATAATAAACCTCTTGTAGCAGATGAAATGATTGAATTAAAAAAATTAACATCAAAAAAAATTAAAGCTACATTGCCAGGTCCATATTTAATAACTCGTTCTATGTGGTTACCTGCTCTTTCAAAAAAATACTATGAAAGTAAGGATACCCTTGGAGAAGATGTAATAAAAGTTTTAAAACAAGAAATTGATGCTTTAGTCGAGATAGGAGTTGATGTAGTCCAATTTGACGAACCTGTATTAACTGAAGTAGTATTTTCTGAGGGAAAAACAAGATCTTTCATGTGCGCAGCACTTTCTGAAAAAAAAGATCCTACTGAAGAATTAAAATTTGCTACAAAATTGATAAAATCTATCATCTCCTATGCTAAAGAAAAAGGTATATTAGCAGCACTTCATGTATGTCGTGGAAATTGGAGTCGGGATGAAAGCATACTTCTTACCGGTCCTTATACTCCACTCTTACCATTATTTGAAGAAGCTTTGCCTAATATTTTAACACTAGAATTCTCAACACCTCGAGCTGGAGAAATTTCATCTTTATTTAGTAGTAAGATAATTAGAGAAAATTGTATACTTGGTCTTGGTGTTATGAACCCTAGAACTGATACTATTGAGCCATTAGAAGATATTCTTACTAGAGTTAAAGAAGTTTTAAAATTTATTCCAAAAGAAAGAATCTGGTTAAATCCTGACTGTGGTTTTGCAACCTTCGCTAATAGACCCGTTAGCACTATGGATATAATAAATAAAAAATTATCTCGGCTAAATGAAACTAAAATCATATTGAGGAAACTATATGAATAA
- a CDS encoding OsmC family protein, giving the protein MNNLYESKNYDLTFRGILSNNIFKMYTNNDIINISSEISFDINADYASSINYFAASILGGISHNIVSQSKQHNIDIEELEGKIHLNLKNPLSLIGVKGYNEEPKIKSCDITYYLYADFDEHSLLKFCNTSLNKSFIYNTLKHVIKFNIKFILIE; this is encoded by the coding sequence ATGAATAATCTATACGAATCTAAAAATTATGATTTAACTTTTAGAGGAATTTTATCAAATAATATATTTAAGATGTACACTAATAATGATATTATAAATATATCTAGTGAAATTAGTTTTGATATTAATGCTGATTATGCAAGCAGTATTAATTATTTTGCTGCTTCTATCTTAGGTGGAATTTCCCATAATATTGTATCACAAAGCAAACAACATAATATTGATATTGAAGAACTTGAAGGAAAAATACATCTTAATTTAAAAAATCCACTTTCTCTAATCGGTGTTAAAGGATACAACGAAGAACCTAAAATAAAATCTTGTGATATTACATATTATTTATATGCTGATTTTGATGAACATAGTTTACTAAAATTTTGTAATACTTCACTTAATAAATCATTTATATACAACACATTAAAACATGTAATCAAATTTAATATAAAATTTATTTTAATTGAATAA
- the ftsZ gene encoding cell division protein FtsZ yields MFEEFDQSAVIKVVGVGGGGGNAVDRMVESGIQNVEFIAVNTDAQALKRSKADVRIQIGEKLTKGLGAGANPEVGRKAAEETKDKIEEALAGADMVFVTSGMGGGTGTGAAPIVAGIAKELGALTVGVVTRPFNFEGKKRQVQSTAGINSLKGAVDTLIVIPNDRLLDIVDKSTPMMQAFVEADNVLRQGVQGISDLINVSGTVNLDFADVKAIMADQGSALMGIGVASGENRAIEAAKKAISSPLLETSIVGAKGVLLNITGGPSLSLFEAQAAASIVQEASDDEVNMIFGTVFNEELEKTDEIVVTVIATGFEEDGVSVERDILAQRPAQPEASSFTSGYGKNEVEQEMYPRPRRRTRREI; encoded by the coding sequence ATGTTTGAAGAATTTGATCAATCAGCAGTAATTAAAGTAGTAGGTGTTGGTGGCGGTGGTGGTAACGCCGTTGACCGAATGGTAGAAAGTGGAATTCAAAACGTTGAGTTTATCGCAGTTAATACAGATGCTCAAGCTTTAAAACGCTCTAAAGCAGACGTTAGAATTCAAATCGGAGAAAAATTAACTAAAGGTCTTGGAGCAGGTGCTAACCCAGAAGTTGGGCGCAAAGCTGCTGAAGAAACTAAAGATAAAATTGAAGAAGCATTAGCAGGTGCGGATATGGTATTCGTAACTTCTGGTATGGGAGGAGGAACTGGTACAGGTGCAGCTCCAATCGTAGCAGGTATTGCTAAAGAATTAGGTGCATTAACAGTAGGTGTTGTTACTCGTCCATTCAACTTTGAAGGTAAAAAACGTCAAGTACAATCAACTGCAGGAATTAACTCACTTAAAGGTGCAGTAGATACACTTATCGTTATCCCTAATGATAGATTATTAGACATCGTAGATAAATCTACTCCAATGATGCAAGCTTTCGTTGAAGCTGATAACGTGTTACGTCAAGGGGTTCAAGGTATCTCTGATTTAATTAACGTATCAGGTACAGTTAACCTTGACTTTGCAGATGTTAAAGCAATTATGGCTGATCAAGGTTCTGCATTAATGGGTATCGGGGTAGCTTCAGGTGAAAATAGAGCTATCGAAGCAGCTAAAAAAGCTATTTCATCTCCATTACTTGAAACATCAATCGTTGGAGCTAAAGGTGTTCTATTAAACATCACTGGTGGTCCATCATTAAGTTTATTTGAAGCTCAAGCTGCTGCAAGTATCGTTCAAGAAGCTAGTGATGATGAAGTAAATATGATTTTCGGTACAGTGTTTAACGAAGAGTTAGAAAAAACTGACGAAATCGTCGTTACAGTAATTGCTACTGGATTTGAAGAAGATGGAGTGAGTGTTGAAAGAGATATCTTAGCACAACGTCCTGCTCAACCAGAAGCTAGCTCATTCACAAGTGGTTACGGTAAAAACGAAGTAGAACAAGAAATGTACCCACGTCCAAGAAGAAGAACAAGAAGAGAAATCTAA
- the ftsA gene encoding cell division protein FtsA codes for MFDLSSQLYTSIDLGSSSIKVIIADVVYEKLNILGVGVVKTTSIKRGNIIDVESASRDIQKAIDIAKSEANKDIRSLYVAVPSIHTHIKKSVAEIKFDTKHDIDGRDIEEVIEEAKILPLPREREVVQVIPDYYRLDDIENIRKPKGMTVHNSFEVTGNRVLTSKTHLHTIYKSIENLRLDCNETFCTSHSLGELLLNDEEKDYGSVIIDIGAGLTTVSYFEDGILQLSQSIELAGEDITRTISDVLNVPLKRAEEIKVTQGHAFYDLASPQVIIDLDNLEPDEEPYTQKELADYIEEIVEEIILRSFDVLRKAGINRVKGNVVLTGGTTLMPGVLDLAKDMLRKMNVRIGSPKIIGANSPELSVVVGTLTSSYKIESLFGYQVTDEVPTIKNTNSTFENVSAVEEITVNNSKVEAPVISETHEDVHEEETYYEEEKKEEDKNFFDKITKMYNSFFE; via the coding sequence GTGTTTGACTTGAGTTCACAATTGTATACTTCAATAGATCTAGGATCATCTAGTATAAAAGTGATAATAGCAGATGTAGTATATGAAAAATTGAATATACTCGGTGTTGGTGTTGTAAAAACAACATCTATTAAACGAGGGAACATTATTGATGTAGAATCTGCCTCTAGAGATATTCAAAAAGCAATAGATATTGCGAAAAGTGAAGCTAATAAGGACATAAGATCATTATATGTAGCAGTTCCAAGTATACACACTCATATTAAAAAAAGTGTAGCGGAAATTAAATTTGATACAAAACACGATATTGATGGTAGAGATATCGAAGAAGTAATTGAAGAAGCAAAAATACTACCATTACCACGAGAAAGAGAAGTGGTACAAGTAATTCCAGATTACTATCGTCTTGATGATATTGAAAATATTAGAAAACCAAAAGGAATGACTGTTCATAATTCATTTGAAGTAACAGGGAATAGAGTTTTAACATCTAAAACTCATCTTCACACAATATATAAAAGTATTGAAAACTTAAGATTAGATTGTAACGAAACATTTTGTACATCTCATTCATTAGGTGAATTACTATTAAATGACGAAGAAAAAGATTATGGGTCAGTGATTATTGATATTGGAGCAGGACTTACGACTGTGAGTTATTTTGAAGATGGTATTCTTCAATTATCACAATCAATCGAGTTAGCTGGTGAAGATATTACACGTACAATATCAGATGTTTTAAATGTCCCATTAAAACGTGCAGAAGAGATAAAAGTTACTCAAGGGCATGCTTTTTATGACTTAGCATCACCACAAGTAATTATTGACTTAGATAATTTAGAACCAGATGAAGAACCATATACACAAAAAGAACTAGCGGATTATATTGAAGAAATTGTAGAAGAGATTATTTTACGTTCATTCGATGTATTAAGAAAAGCTGGTATAAATAGAGTTAAAGGTAACGTAGTGTTAACAGGTGGAACAACACTTATGCCTGGTGTTCTTGACTTGGCAAAAGATATGCTAAGAAAAATGAATGTAAGAATTGGTTCACCAAAAATCATAGGAGCTAATTCACCAGAATTATCTGTTGTTGTAGGTACATTAACAAGTAGTTACAAAATTGAATCATTGTTTGGATATCAAGTAACTGATGAAGTGCCAACAATAAAAAATACAAATTCAACATTTGAAAATGTTTCTGCAGTAGAAGAAATTACTGTAAATAACTCAAAAGTTGAAGCACCAGTGATAAGTGAAACTCATGAAGATGTTCATGAAGAAGAAACTTATTATGAAGAAGAGAAAAAAGAAGAAGATAAAAACTTTTTCGACAAAATAACTAAAATGTATAATTCGTTTTTTGAATAA
- a CDS encoding cell division protein FtsQ/DivIB has protein sequence MNKKNRKLLEKMNKDNRRSSLEKIKRKKRREVFYIVTLFLIVVGVFVLLFSSYLKLKTIEVEGNNQITKEEILEAGNINNDLRTWSIKDDEIQNNIKSRFDIFKSVTVKSKLPSSIKVQVEEYSFIAQNKKEDGSLEIIMENGKPYSGKIRNNYNLPIIENFNDDSNKLEEVYKNLNKLKQEVRLQISEIINDENDRVIIYMKDGQKVKALRASFADKLNYYEEISKYIEDKNNTTLNLINGAYLETPKTEKVRNDSIKKLLSRQGLNDDEKSNKDNERVEKEEKVQQSNKSENSTTNNQSNSSNKNNNSKQQSTRNKKNQ, from the coding sequence ATGAACAAGAAGAATAGGAAGTTACTTGAAAAAATGAACAAAGATAATCGTCGTAGTTCATTAGAAAAAATTAAAAGAAAAAAAAGACGTGAAGTATTTTACATAGTAACTTTATTTTTAATTGTAGTAGGAGTATTTGTACTTTTATTTAGTAGCTATTTAAAATTAAAAACAATAGAAGTTGAAGGTAACAATCAGATTACTAAAGAAGAAATACTTGAGGCTGGTAACATTAACAATGATCTTCGAACATGGTCAATAAAAGATGATGAAATTCAAAATAATATAAAATCAAGATTTGATATATTTAAATCAGTAACAGTAAAATCTAAATTGCCTTCCTCTATAAAAGTGCAGGTAGAAGAGTATAGTTTCATTGCACAAAATAAAAAAGAAGATGGTAGTTTAGAGATAATAATGGAAAATGGGAAACCATATTCTGGAAAAATTAGAAACAATTATAATTTACCTATCATAGAAAATTTCAATGATGATAGTAATAAACTTGAAGAAGTTTACAAAAATTTGAATAAACTTAAACAAGAAGTAAGATTACAAATATCTGAAATAATTAATGATGAAAATGATAGAGTAATTATTTATATGAAAGATGGTCAAAAAGTTAAAGCATTAAGAGCTAGCTTTGCAGATAAGTTGAATTACTATGAAGAAATATCTAAATATATTGAAGATAAAAATAATACTACTTTAAATTTAATAAACGGTGCATATCTTGAAACACCAAAAACAGAAAAAGTTAGAAATGATAGTATTAAGAAACTACTATCAAGACAGGGATTAAATGATGATGAGAAATCAAATAAAGATAATGAAAGAGTAGAAAAAGAAGAAAAAGTACAACAAAGTAATAAATCTGAAAATTCTACTACAAATAATCAAAGTAATTCTTCTAACAAGAACAATAATAGCAAACAACAATCAACACGTAATAAGAAAAATCAATAG
- the murD gene encoding UDP-N-acetylmuramoyl-L-alanine--D-glutamate ligase, producing the protein MINLKDKKILVLGFARSGYSTAKILNKLGYDVTLNAYDDLSTDEKAAELRELGIKVIDGGHPLELLENIDLIVKNPGIKYQIEFLQKAIDKKIDIITEIELANTLFNIDMIAITGTNGKTTTTQMTFDILKASKKDVFLAGNIGYPSIEIAYNHPNSLLVTEVSSFQLQGTKYFKPSIAVITNLGVGHLDYHGSVENYRDAKRNVYKNQDKNDILILNINEKDKFDIERINSKVLFYDTKENIEADIYVRDNMVIFEGVELFDITKLSLPGMHNVENAINAAVISFIKGAGKESIQNVLYAFSGVKHRLQFVGEHKGVKFYNDSKATNPVATTRALSGFEKNIILVCGGQDRGIDFKELIPYLPRVKSMVVVGESKEILYNLAIDNNVDCHKAIKIDDATILANSLAENGDTILLSPACASWDQYKCFEDRGDEFIATFKKIIQED; encoded by the coding sequence ATGATTAATTTAAAAGATAAAAAAATATTAGTGTTAGGATTTGCAAGAAGCGGTTATTCAACTGCAAAAATCTTAAACAAACTTGGATATGATGTTACTTTAAATGCATATGATGATTTAAGTACTGATGAAAAAGCAGCTGAGTTGAGGGAATTAGGCATTAAAGTAATTGATGGGGGTCATCCATTAGAACTTTTAGAAAATATTGACTTAATAGTAAAAAATCCAGGAATTAAATATCAAATAGAATTTTTACAAAAAGCAATTGACAAGAAAATTGATATTATAACTGAGATTGAGTTAGCAAATACATTGTTTAACATTGATATGATAGCTATTACTGGAACAAATGGTAAAACAACTACTACACAGATGACTTTCGATATTCTGAAAGCATCAAAAAAAGATGTATTTTTAGCTGGTAATATTGGATATCCTTCAATTGAAATTGCATACAACCATCCAAATTCATTATTAGTTACTGAAGTTTCATCATTTCAATTACAAGGAACAAAATATTTCAAACCATCGATAGCTGTAATTACTAATCTTGGTGTAGGGCATTTAGATTATCATGGTAGTGTTGAAAATTATCGAGATGCTAAAAGAAATGTTTATAAAAATCAAGATAAAAATGACATCTTAATTTTGAATATTAATGAAAAAGATAAATTTGATATAGAAAGAATAAATTCTAAAGTGCTATTCTATGATACAAAAGAAAATATAGAAGCAGATATCTATGTAAGAGATAATATGGTTATTTTTGAGGGTGTGGAATTATTTGATATAACTAAACTCTCACTTCCAGGTATGCATAATGTGGAAAATGCAATTAATGCTGCTGTAATATCATTTATAAAAGGTGCTGGTAAAGAATCGATTCAAAATGTTCTTTATGCTTTTAGTGGAGTAAAACACAGATTACAGTTTGTAGGAGAACATAAAGGAGTAAAATTCTATAATGATTCAAAAGCTACAAATCCAGTTGCAACAACTAGAGCACTATCAGGATTTGAAAAAAATATAATACTTGTTTGTGGTGGACAAGATAGAGGAATAGATTTCAAAGAATTAATTCCATATCTACCAAGAGTAAAATCTATGGTAGTAGTAGGTGAAAGTAAAGAGATATTATATAACTTAGCTATTGATAATAATGTTGATTGTCATAAAGCAATTAAAATTGATGATGCTACTATTCTAGCAAATTCACTTGCAGAGAATGGTGATACAATATTATTATCACCAGCATGTGCATCGTGGGATCAATATAAGTGTTTTGAAGATCGTGGAGATGAGTTTATAGCAACATTTAAGAAGATTATTCAAGAGGATTAA
- the mraY gene encoding phospho-N-acetylmuramoyl-pentapeptide-transferase gives MSNSDTVFAISLLLVAFFLTVLMLPRLIKYLHVLKFGQAIREEGPQSHMHKKGTPTMGGISFIVSIVISLIVAMILDSGNIQYYILFIYTTISFSIIGYIDDMLIVVKKKNDGLAPRKKLMLQILFSVIFYILVTFIYKDINYIHIPELDYNLNISYLYLIFLVFWQTGFSNAVNLTDGLDGLATSVTIITTSTFALLAYKENNFPVLVFCLTIVGALLGFLLFNKNPAKIFMGDTGSLALGGILAAISVILHKEIAFLFIGLVYILETLSVIIQVAYFKKTGKRIFKMSPLHHHFELSGYGEVKTVYIFVIIAVISSAIGYFIGVI, from the coding sequence ATGAGTAATTCAGATACAGTATTTGCTATATCGTTATTATTGGTAGCATTTTTTCTGACAGTGCTAATGCTACCAAGATTAATCAAATATTTACATGTTCTAAAATTTGGACAAGCAATTAGAGAAGAAGGCCCACAAAGTCATATGCATAAAAAAGGTACTCCAACAATGGGAGGAATATCTTTTATAGTTTCAATAGTAATTTCACTTATTGTTGCAATGATCTTGGATAGTGGAAACATTCAATATTATATTTTATTTATTTATACAACTATCTCATTTTCAATTATTGGTTATATAGATGATATGCTTATCGTAGTTAAGAAGAAAAATGATGGACTTGCTCCAAGAAAAAAATTAATGTTACAAATACTATTTTCTGTAATATTTTATATCTTAGTTACATTTATTTATAAAGATATAAATTATATACATATCCCAGAATTAGATTATAATCTTAATATTTCTTACTTATATCTGATCTTCTTAGTATTTTGGCAAACAGGATTTTCTAATGCGGTTAATTTAACTGATGGATTAGACGGTCTAGCAACAAGTGTTACAATTATTACCACTAGTACATTTGCTTTATTAGCATATAAGGAAAATAATTTTCCTGTATTAGTTTTCTGTCTAACTATAGTTGGAGCACTTTTAGGATTTTTATTATTTAATAAAAATCCGGCAAAAATCTTTATGGGGGATACTGGATCTTTAGCTTTAGGAGGAATTTTAGCCGCGATTTCAGTAATCTTGCATAAAGAAATAGCATTCTTATTTATAGGTTTAGTATATATACTTGAGACTTTATCTGTAATAATTCAGGTGGCTTACTTCAAAAAAACAGGAAAAAGAATTTTCAAAATGTCACCTTTACATCATCATTTCGAATTATCAGGGTATGGTGAAGTAAAAACTGTTTATATTTTTGTAATAATAGCTGTGATATCATCTGCTATAGGTTACTTTATAGGGGTTATTTAA
- a CDS encoding penicillin-binding transpeptidase domain-containing protein, translating to MEDRKSLERKDYISRERTKIVFFLIFVFFFVWILILNIGQMMLIGTVRGHNLTELADKKYKIDSSLQPNRGKIFDRNGNILADNIESYKIVAVVSDKATEDDTNPRHVIDVDKTADELSKFIKLDKSKIKEILNKKGVYQVEFGTAGKDISVEDKKKIEELKLPGIEFIATTKRYYPNGSMLGNFLGFAQNSPDSDLITGRLGVEKTFDYYLRGKEGHITYAKDAWGKVVSNIPKVEIKPVDGADIYLTIDKNIQGFIDNTLKDIHDKYEPESAFAIAISPKTGEILGLGQTPAFNPNTQENLSSAWSNIFYNSAYEPGSTLKTFTMSLMVENNIYKPEGYYRSGSYKVEDATIFDWNKTGWGTITQRHGFQQSSNTLMLTLLNELGTEKLKSGLESFGFGRSTNSLYGNEATGDLVFNNKVSASTTVFGQGSTVTAMQMVQAETAILNDGQMLAPYFLQRVHDKTLDKDVNIGKKTIVGNPISKQTADIMKEELYGVVNGTWAQGGKRYAIDNYSISGKTGTAEVVDPKTGTYYKSPFKVMHSFIGYAPSEDPQVILYVGIKLPTKQLVASSAYGASEIFKPIMENTLNYLNVKKSNDNDTIKSYQMENVVGESVNSTVLKLQQKTKNIITIGSGNNIIGQYPSADNVIKQDERVFLLVSDNNIVLPNFIGWSKIDVINYAKLAGLDIETEGNGFAKQQSIPAQRFIKKGDKIKIKFS from the coding sequence TTGGAAGATAGAAAAAGTTTAGAAAGAAAAGATTATATCTCTCGAGAAAGAACAAAAATTGTATTTTTTTTAATTTTTGTTTTTTTCTTTGTATGGATATTAATATTAAATATTGGACAAATGATGCTAATAGGGACTGTCAGGGGTCATAATTTAACAGAATTAGCAGATAAAAAATATAAAATTGACAGTAGTTTGCAACCAAATCGAGGAAAAATCTTCGATAGAAATGGGAATATATTAGCAGACAATATTGAATCTTATAAGATAGTTGCAGTAGTTTCTGATAAAGCAACTGAGGATGACACAAATCCTCGTCATGTTATTGATGTCGATAAAACTGCAGATGAATTATCTAAATTTATCAAATTAGATAAAAGTAAGATAAAGGAAATACTTAATAAAAAAGGTGTTTATCAAGTAGAGTTTGGAACAGCTGGTAAGGATATAAGTGTAGAAGATAAGAAAAAAATAGAAGAGTTAAAACTTCCTGGAATTGAGTTTATAGCAACAACAAAAAGATATTATCCTAATGGAAGTATGTTAGGGAACTTTTTAGGATTCGCACAAAATTCACCTGATAGTGATTTGATTACTGGTCGATTAGGGGTTGAAAAGACATTTGATTATTATTTAAGAGGAAAAGAAGGGCATATTACTTATGCCAAAGATGCTTGGGGTAAAGTAGTCTCTAACATACCAAAAGTAGAAATCAAACCTGTTGATGGAGCAGATATCTATTTAACGATTGATAAAAATATTCAAGGATTTATTGATAATACATTAAAAGATATCCATGACAAATATGAACCAGAAAGTGCCTTTGCAATAGCAATTAGCCCAAAAACGGGGGAAATATTAGGATTAGGACAAACTCCAGCCTTCAATCCTAATACTCAAGAAAATCTTTCAAGCGCTTGGTCGAATATTTTTTATAATTCAGCCTATGAACCTGGTTCTACTTTAAAAACTTTTACTATGTCACTAATGGTTGAAAATAATATTTATAAACCAGAAGGCTACTATAGATCTGGCTCATACAAAGTGGAAGATGCTACTATTTTTGACTGGAATAAAACAGGATGGGGTACAATAACTCAGCGTCATGGATTCCAACAATCATCTAATACATTGATGTTAACACTTTTAAATGAATTAGGAACTGAAAAACTAAAAAGCGGTTTAGAAAGTTTTGGATTTGGTAGAAGTACGAATTCACTTTATGGAAATGAAGCAACAGGAGATTTAGTATTTAATAATAAAGTATCTGCTTCGACTACCGTATTTGGTCAAGGTAGTACAGTTACAGCAATGCAAATGGTTCAAGCAGAGACGGCAATTTTAAATGATGGTCAAATGCTAGCACCGTATTTCTTACAACGAGTTCATGATAAAACATTGGATAAAGATGTTAATATCGGAAAGAAAACAATAGTTGGAAATCCAATATCAAAACAAACTGCGGATATAATGAAAGAAGAACTATACGGGGTAGTTAATGGTACTTGGGCCCAAGGTGGTAAGAGATATGCTATAGATAACTACAGTATATCAGGAAAAACTGGAACTGCAGAGGTAGTAGATCCTAAGACAGGGACATATTATAAGAGTCCATTTAAAGTAATGCACTCATTTATCGGATATGCACCTAGTGAAGATCCACAGGTAATCTTATATGTAGGGATTAAATTACCAACGAAACAGTTAGTAGCTAGTAGTGCATACGGAGCCTCTGAGATTTTTAAACCAATTATGGAAAATACATTAAATTATTTAAATGTGAAAAAATCTAATGATAACGACACTATAAAAAGTTATCAAATGGAGAATGTTGTAGGTGAGAGCGTTAATTCAACAGTACTAAAATTACAACAAAAAACAAAAAATATTATAACGATCGGTTCTGGTAATAATATAATTGGACAATATCCTTCGGCTGATAATGTAATTAAACAAGATGAAAGAGTATTTCTATTAGTTTCGGATAATAATATAGTATTACCTAATTTCATAGGATGGTCTAAGATTGATGTCATAAATTATGCTAAATTAGCCGGCTTAGATATTGAAACTGAAGGGAATGGATTTGCAAAACAACAATCAATTCCTGCGCAGAGATTTATAAAAAAAGGGGACAAGATAAAAATAAAATTTAGTTAG